A segment of the Pseudoliparis swirei isolate HS2019 ecotype Mariana Trench chromosome 4, NWPU_hadal_v1, whole genome shotgun sequence genome:
attgtttgcaattacatgttcaatataactatatatacatttaagatatatatattatatatatgtatgtatataacatatttattatatatatttatatataatctaaatatttagaaacaatatatatataggttttaattttttacacaatattgtgtgtattctgtgtattTGCAAGTTAAACAAAATCTCTGGAGTGACAACAGATTAATGCACAAAGAAATTGTATTTCTCTTTTGTAGTTTTAAGTCTTAAAACCGGGTGCATGATGGTACAGTTCAGGTGTGTTCGTTCGAGTTTGCATCCCTGTGTAAAAACGGCAGGGCGTCCCGGGGAATAGTGTACTCGGCCATGTTGGGGAGCCCGGACACCACACAGCAGCTCAGGGCACTGTGGAAAATGTCCATGTCACAAGCCTCCGTCCACTCATTAGTCGTCACGTCGTAGCTCTCGACGTTGTTGCCGTTGAAGCCCCCGACAACAAAGATCTGATCGTCGAGCACTTCGATGCCGAAGTTGCTGCGGGAAGTCAACATGGGGGTCACTTCGTGCCAGCTGTTGTTGACGGGGTTGTACGCCTCAGCAGTGCACAGACGGTTAATGCCGTCGAATCCGCCAACCTTTGGGACAACGAGTAAAATATAtggtgaaagaaaagaacacaTATACAACTCGCACACAACTCTTCCTGATTCATCTGTTGACTGTTGACTAAACGTCACACAAGTTGCCGTGTCGCCGTTTCATGTGTACTTACTGCATAGACACAATCTGCATATGCAATGATGCCAACTCCGCTGCGCGGGCT
Coding sequences within it:
- the LOC130193143 gene encoding kelch-like protein 10; amino-acid sequence: MISLMNSPRSGVGIIAYADCVYAVGGFDGINRLCTAEAYNPVNNSWHEVTPMLTSRSNFGIEVLDDQIFVVGGFNGNNVESYDVTTNEWTEACDMDIFHSALSCCVVSGLPNMAEYTIPRDALPFLHRDANSNEHT